A region of Moorena producens PAL-8-15-08-1 DNA encodes the following proteins:
- a CDS encoding transposase family protein, whose protein sequence is MEKSLIDYLKEIPDHRDPHGVRHPLWLVLLIIIMGMMSGYWGYRQLGRFVERHRTAIF, encoded by the coding sequence ATGGAGAAAAGCTTAATCGACTATCTCAAAGAAATACCTGATCACCGAGATCCTCATGGTGTTCGTCATCCTCTATGGCTAGTGCTTCTAATTATCATTATGGGGATGATGAGTGGTTATTGGGGTTATCGACAATTGGGTAGATTTGTGGAACGCCACCGCACAGCAATTTTTTAG
- a CDS encoding sucrose synthase, with translation MLNLIQDVLESDEKSDLRHFTSQLKTAEPRYLLRNEILAAFNEYCTNHKKSEYFYHSSHLGKLIYYTQEIILEDESLCLIIRPKIAAKRAFRLFEDLRAQEVTPEELLNIRDRFVNRYNPKVGEVLQLDFQPFYDYSPVIRDPKNIGKGVRFLNRYLSSKLFQDPEQWLESLYGFLKVRHFQGNQLLINERIQNQQQLSEQVKLALEFVSDRPDSESYDKFRFKLQEMGFEAGWGNTASRVRETLAMLDELIDEPDDGALEQFLSRIPMIFRIVLVSVHGWFGQEGVLGRPDTGGQVVYVLDQAKSLEKQLQENLTLAGLNIQPKVIILTRLIPNNDGTRCNERLEKVNGTENTWILRVPFREFNPKVTEDWISRFEIWPYLETYAIDAEKELLGEFQGRPDLIVGNYSDGNLVAFLLARRLKVTQCNIAHALEKSKYLFSNLYWQDSEQQYHFSLQFTADLIAMNAANFIISSTYQEIVGTADSVGQYESYQNFTMPDLYHVINGIELFSPKFNVVPPGVNETIFFPYTRTQGRVASDIKRLDEFLFSLDDEAQVFGKLDYPNKRPIFSMARLDRIKNLTGLVECFGKSRKLQERCNLILIAGNLRTEDSSNSEEKAEIVKLYQIIEEYNLYGKIRWLGVRLSKSDSGEVYRVIADRHGIFVQPALFEAFGLTILESMISGLPTFGTQFGGPLEIIQDKVNGILINPTNQEEMAHKIQDFVTKCEENPQYWEEISNQGIERVYSTYTWKIHTTRLLSLARIYGFWNYTSKANQEDMLRYLEALFHLIYKPRAKKLLEEHMSQST, from the coding sequence GTCTATGCTTGATTATCCGACCAAAAATTGCGGCTAAAAGAGCTTTCCGTCTGTTTGAAGACTTAAGGGCGCAAGAGGTTACACCAGAGGAACTGCTGAATATACGCGATCGCTTTGTCAATCGCTACAACCCCAAGGTCGGGGAGGTTCTCCAGCTGGATTTTCAGCCATTTTATGACTACAGCCCAGTCATTCGCGATCCCAAGAATATTGGTAAGGGAGTCCGCTTCCTAAACCGCTATCTCTCCAGTAAACTGTTTCAAGACCCTGAGCAATGGTTGGAGTCGTTGTACGGTTTCTTGAAAGTACGTCATTTCCAAGGAAACCAGCTGCTGATTAACGAGCGCATTCAGAATCAGCAGCAACTGTCAGAGCAGGTGAAGTTGGCCTTGGAATTTGTAAGCGATCGCCCAGACAGCGAATCCTATGACAAATTCCGCTTTAAGCTGCAAGAGATGGGTTTTGAAGCAGGCTGGGGAAACACTGCTAGTCGGGTGCGGGAAACCTTGGCAATGCTGGATGAATTGATTGATGAACCGGATGATGGGGCATTGGAACAGTTCCTCTCCCGCATCCCAATGATTTTCCGGATTGTCCTGGTATCGGTTCACGGCTGGTTTGGACAAGAAGGGGTATTAGGACGTCCAGATACAGGGGGTCAAGTGGTATATGTCCTTGACCAAGCTAAGAGTTTAGAAAAGCAGTTGCAAGAAAACCTGACTCTGGCGGGATTAAACATTCAGCCTAAGGTGATCATTCTCACCCGCTTAATTCCCAACAATGATGGAACTCGCTGTAATGAACGGTTAGAAAAAGTTAACGGTACAGAAAATACCTGGATTTTACGGGTACCGTTTCGAGAGTTCAATCCCAAAGTTACCGAGGATTGGATTTCTCGGTTTGAGATTTGGCCGTATCTAGAAACCTACGCCATCGATGCCGAAAAGGAACTGCTAGGAGAATTCCAAGGTCGTCCCGACCTGATTGTAGGAAACTATTCCGATGGTAATCTAGTAGCGTTCCTGCTGGCGCGACGGTTGAAAGTTACCCAGTGCAATATTGCCCATGCCCTAGAAAAGTCCAAATACCTATTTAGTAACCTGTATTGGCAAGACTCAGAACAGCAATACCACTTCTCCCTGCAATTTACTGCTGATTTAATTGCCATGAATGCGGCTAATTTTATTATCAGCAGTACCTATCAGGAAATTGTGGGTACTGCTGATAGTGTGGGTCAGTATGAGTCTTATCAGAACTTCACCATGCCAGACCTGTATCATGTGATAAATGGCATTGAGTTATTCTCTCCAAAGTTTAATGTAGTGCCACCGGGAGTAAATGAAACCATCTTCTTCCCCTACACCCGCACTCAAGGGCGAGTAGCTAGTGATATTAAGCGGTTGGATGAATTTCTGTTTAGCCTAGATGACGAGGCCCAGGTGTTTGGCAAACTGGATTATCCTAACAAGCGCCCGATTTTTTCCATGGCTCGTCTTGACCGAATTAAGAACCTGACTGGGTTAGTGGAGTGCTTTGGTAAGAGTCGAAAGTTGCAGGAACGCTGTAACTTGATTTTAATTGCGGGTAACTTGCGCACTGAAGACTCCAGCAACAGCGAAGAAAAGGCAGAAATTGTCAAGCTTTACCAGATTATTGAGGAGTATAATCTCTACGGCAAGATCCGCTGGTTAGGGGTCCGCTTATCAAAGAGTGACTCTGGTGAAGTCTATCGGGTGATTGCTGACCGTCATGGTATTTTTGTTCAGCCAGCGCTGTTTGAAGCCTTTGGTCTAACAATTTTGGAATCCATGATTTCTGGTTTACCAACCTTTGGTACCCAATTTGGTGGACCGTTAGAGATTATTCAGGACAAGGTCAATGGTATCCTGATTAACCCGACTAACCAGGAGGAAATGGCTCATAAAATCCAGGATTTTGTGACTAAGTGTGAGGAAAATCCCCAGTACTGGGAGGAAATTTCCAATCAGGGCATAGAACGAGTCTACAGCACCTATACCTGGAAAATACACACTACACGGTTGCTATCCTTAGCACGGATTTACGGCTTCTGGAACTATACGTCTAAGGCCAACCAGGAGGATATGCTGCGTTATCTAGAGGCGCTGTTCCATCTGATTTATAAGCCTCGGGCTAAAAAGCTTTTGGAGGAGCATATGAGTCAGAGTACTTAG
- a CDS encoding DDE transposase family protein: MSCVSALHQDKAPLPYGNFKRSGTRGNEPFQTISYYLCSKSPQSRRLMDGIRGHWLIENSLHWVKDVIYKEDISPQKSGFAPKNLSLLKTWVLTLLRAHGFDSIKAAISEAMQRGLGEPVRSWGFPPETKP; encoded by the coding sequence ATGAGCTGTGTGTCGGCTTTGCATCAAGACAAGGCTCCACTACCTTACGGTAACTTCAAACGCAGTGGAACTCGCGGTAATGAACCCTTCCAAACTATTAGTTATTATCTTTGTTCAAAATCACCTCAATCTCGTCGTTTGATGGATGGAATTAGAGGACATTGGCTGATTGAAAATTCTCTTCATTGGGTAAAAGACGTCATTTATAAGGAAGATATTAGTCCCCAAAAATCCGGATTTGCTCCAAAAAACTTATCTTTGCTCAAAACCTGGGTTTTAACCCTTCTTCGAGCACATGGCTTTGATTCGATTAAGGCAGCAATCAGCGAAGCGATGCAGCGCGGTCTTGGGGAGCCAGTGCGGTCTTGGGGGTTCCCCCCGGAGACGAAACCTTAG
- a CDS encoding transposase DNA-binding-containing protein, giving the protein MSGWATAELKNAQLGDVRRTKRLILIVDNLSKKPSATVPEACGTWAATKATYEGACHLCSNISTKVIGTHP; this is encoded by the coding sequence ATGTCAGGGTGGGCTACAGCCGAATTAAAAAATGCTCAATTGGGAGATGTTAGACGAACCAAAAGATTAATCCTCATCGTAGATAATCTATCTAAAAAACCGTCAGCAACTGTGCCAGAAGCCTGTGGGACTTGGGCAGCCACCAAAGCCACTTATGAGGGAGCATGTCACTTATGCAGCAACATTAGTACTAAGGTAATAGGAACCCACCCCTAA